The DNA region CTGGCAATGACATCGTTCTATGACGCCTTAGCTTGGCATCTCTTTTCTACAACACAAAGGGTTTGATAGCTGAGTTTTTCAAACCAAGCAAAAAACACGGGCATTTTCTCTCTACTTCCTAACTGTGTTGAAGTAAGATTCAACGTTTAGGTACTCATCTAATCGTTCATCGGACTATGTTCTTGCCCATTCCGGCAATCGGTACAAGTTCTTGTCCCTCGACAGTCGTCAATATCATCTTCTTTTACAGACTCTTTAATTCTTATATAACAATCTTTTAAACCAAGATTAACAACTATAGAGAGTATAATGTCTATACCTTCGTAAGACTTCGTATTCCATAACCTGCTCAGTGTGATATCTACATCGTATCTTGTTTTGTCCTCTAACAGCTCATAAGTCATGATTTGTCGATCTGTCAATTCGGCGAGGATCAACAAAAACTCTTCTTTATCCATACGCTTACTTTCAAAATCTATTAGCACATTTCTAAATAAAGATATTCTCAACTTTATGAAAATTTTATTTGAGATTCGGGCCAAGGACTAGTTTGTTTTGTTCATTAATATTCTTTACATCCATTGAACGTTAAAAAAATCTGCGATCAGAATCAATATTTTATTCTAACCAATTTGTAAAAAAAGAACATTATATTCATATTTGTGAAACAAAAATTTGCACATGTATTGCTAATATTTAAGGCTAAAGTTGTATATTAAGAATAATACTATAATGGTAAAATAATCCTTTGTATGATTGGTTTTATACTATCCATATTGGGAGAGAAACAATTGAAACTATTGAATTCAAACAAAACTTCTTTAGAAAAAGGAATTCGTTACATCGCACCTGTGACCGTGATGATGCTGGCTCTTTTGGGAGGATGTGATGCTCCTCCAGACACAAATGTACCGGAAACAAACAATATAATGAGTGAGCAGGCGGATGATCTCCATTTGTTTTCTGATGACCGTAAAGTTAGTGTCACTGTACCGGCAGATTGGACGACTTTTTCCAGTGACAAAATCCCTGCTCTCTTGAGCGTCGTAAATAAGCAAGGGGATTATAATTTTGTCATACAACGCAACAGCCAAGTTGATATGGTTTCTGAGATCACTTTGGAAGAGTATGCGTTAGTTGCCCCAAACGGCATCTCTTTTGGTAATGAGGTTATGCTAGAAGCTAAAGATTCAAATACGACAACTACCATAGATTCAGAAGAATCCTATATGAGCGAAGGATCAATAACTTACGACGGTATGGCTACCAATTACATAAGTGCTTCATTCAAAAAAGAAGATCATTATTATCGTGCCCTTTTGATCATCCAACATGAGCTAACCGAAGAGGATCGGGTTCTGTTCCATCAATTAGCCTCTTCCCTGCATGTCGTCGATAATCAACCGGAATCAGATCGTATCGCTTCTCATTCATCGACCCAAGTGGTAAAAGATATTGATACAGAAGTTGAATTACAGATTCCCTCCAGTTGGATTACAAAATTCAAACAAAACACAGAAACAAACATTAAAGCTATAGATCCGACTGGTAATGAACTTGTAACCCTGACCAGATATAGAAAATCAGATTTCGGTGACTCATCTCCCCCTCTTGATTTTATGGCAGATGCCCATATCGAATATATATCGGAAAATTTCAAAGCTGTTAAGCAATTGAGTTCAAGCGAGGAAGAAATAGACGGTAGAAACGTGATTCAGTACGAATTTGTGGCCACAGTTGGAAAAAGCAATCTAGGTTTTCTGGTTTCCGTTTTCGATTACCCTGAAAACTTTACAATTATTGAGTTTATCGCGCCCGTCAGCACTTTTGAACAAACAAAAGAGGCATACCGAAATCATATTAAGAGTTATCGCGAGAACCCTTAAATGTCTGATTAATTTACCTGAACTAGCAAATAATCTAAAAATACCAAACAATTATTGTGAAAATACATACGTTGTCTGAGGAGCGTTGTAGTTTGATATCCACCAATAAAATCATACAGGTTACCTTAGTCACTGGCATCATTGTGGCAATTGCAGGTTGTACCACCAGCAACACCAATGTGGAGAATTCATTTATCGAAAACCAAGAGCTTGAAATTCCAATGCAAGAAACCAAACCGATTCATAAAACCATCTACTCCAAACAAAAGGAAGTCCAAGTCACGCTTCCTAGTGAATGGAAAGCAGAGGATGAGCCTAATTCAATCTCACTCGTTCATGCTGTTTCATCAGATGGAAGTAAAACCTTAGATATGAGTCGATATAAACGCAGTGATCTAGCTTCAAAAATTAATCTTACAGATTATATTGGAATACAACAAGAAATTAAAAATACTAGTACCGATTCACCTAAGAAAAAGGAACGATTGCTCCGGACAAGTGAAGTAACCATTGACGGATACACTTCCTATGTAAAAGAAACAGAAATGGATTACGATTCAAGTCAAATCGGATACATCACTGCTTACTTCGAACGCAAACACCATTTTTATACTATTTCATTAGAATCAAACGGTGGGCTGACGGAGGAGGATCGGATTCTCTTTGAAGAAACTGCAAAGCATGTTCGAATATATCATGATGAACCAACGGATACTTCTACAGTTGAATCTCCATTGGAACTGATAGATCGTTCATTGGATGAATCTGCTTCCCAAATCAGTCTCCCATCCAGTTGGACTGTTGATCCACAATATTCGAAAGAGCAGGAATTCAAATTTTCCGGTTTTCTCAACACCTTCAATAACGAATCTGTAATGATCGCTCGCTATCCCAAATCTTTTGGAACGACATTAACTAAATTCTATTCTTCTATGGTTAAGAGCAGTATAGAGCCTTACAGCTTAATACCTCTTCCTGCTCCTGCCTCCGTAGAGATCAATGGTTTAAAAGGGTTTCAGGTGGAAAACTATTCGGAAGCTACCAAGCTGAAAACTGGTGAACTATACACCTTCTTGGATACTCCAAAGGACTTCGTAATTATCATTTTCACTTCGAAAGCCAGCCGTTTTGAGCGAGTGAAGCCTGATTACATCAAGTACACACAGACTTATCGAGAAATACCATAAAATAAACAAAGAGATCTGCCTGATTCAGGCCAGATCTCTGTTTGTATAATCACCATATTGACCTTAACTACATTTTCGTTATCTAAGATAGGTTTTAGATTCGTAATTTTGTAGAGTCGAACTTCATCATAGGAACTACATTGCCACAGAAGTCTTTTTTGTCTTGCCTCCATATCCGATTAACAACTGCCCTTTAAAGCTTGAGACTACGTTCTTCGGTCATCTACCTTCACTACCAACCATGGTAACATTGTATAATGATTTCATTCCCTATCATAAGGAGGCCTGTAAAATGAGTTACAGTAAATACTTCCCATTGGAAAATTACCTAAACCAAGTGTCAATCACCCTTACATATTCAGAGCTGGAGGAGATCCTTGGATTCAAATTACCACCTACCGCCTATAAACGTGAACAGTGGTGGGAAAATAATACTATGCATCATCCACAAGCTAATTCTTGGTTGAACGCCGGATGGAAAGTTGAAAGAGTAAGTTTGGGAAAGGAAGTTACCTTTGTACGTGACGAATCATAATCTATCTTACTGAAGCTTGAAATCCAATTAAGCTAACTATTCAATGCCTCAATGGTCTGCAATTGTTATGAGCAGTAGCTGCCTTGAAGTGAGGGAATTCTAACTATTGGACAGTTAAAAGCATAATTTTCTTCTCGAACCCACCGCGCTCATCTTGTTTATTTTTACGAATATTTTCTAGTTCCTCTATTGTAGTACCGTGATTAAGGGCAAAACTATAAACTACCTCTAACAAGTCAGCTAGTTCATGTATCTGCTCGTTTTTGTTTTTAGCTTCAAAGAACTCGTTTATGTCACATAATATTGTGAACATTTTCCTGTATTATGGTACTTGATAAAGCTTTAAGTGCATGTGTTCAATGTTTAGATATACATCTAAACGGCAATCGGACTATGTTCTTGTCCATTCCGGCAATCGGTACAAGTTCTTGTCCCTCGACATCTGATTTATATTACCTGGTGCTAGTGGAGCACCACAATTTGTAAACCAATTTATTCTATCTATTCTATCAAAGATTAATTTGTCTACTTTCACTGTAGCTCACCTCTATCTAAGGTTTTTTGGTTTGATTAATTTTACTAGGTATTCGATGCACTGGCATTCCTCCTTTTTGAATTCACAGATTGACGCAGCACCGTCGCATCGACAGGAGATTACTTTTTAAAATTACGTGTCATGTATTTCTAAACTAAAACTGTGAGAGGCTATCACAGTATCTTTTTCAGTCCCCACATTAAATAACCTGCCCGTTAGTTGAACAAAAGCAGCCGGTCACAGGGATCAGCTGCTTTCTACGTTCTATTACACTATCGTTTCCCTTTAGCTTAATGAGTTATTACATAAGCCTGCTTCACAAGCTTCTCGTCCAATCTTGCCTTCTGACGCAAATGATGCCTGCTGTGCATGTTAATCATCTCAAACCATTCACGCGCATTAAGCCAGCCAAACCAGCCATGACGCACCTTGCAAGCCTGATTCGTCCCGTTTTCCCCCTATCATATCATAGTCGTTAAAGCACCTGAGCAATCTCCCAAATTGCCCGTCAGGGTCGGCAAAACAAGCTGTCCGCCGCCCCCAAGGACGCGTTATCGGCCCATTTAACCATGTAACGCCCCGCATTTCCAACTCATTGCACCCCCGGTCAACGTCGGGCATTTGGATTGTAAACAAGAACCTTGCACTATCTCCGACACGACCAACCTGAACCGGATCAATCAACTCTCTGGCATTCGATTGATTTAAGAGATTTATGCATGTATTTCCGTAATTAAATACCGCGCAGTTTTCGTCTTCGTATTGGATTAATAGTTGAAATGACTCTTGGTAAAACGTCTTCGATCGCTGCAGATTTTCCATAAATAATGTGATTATGGCGAAAAAAAAGGTTATTAACTTACTGTGCCTTTTTTATCATATCATCCATATCATCTTTTATAGTGATGCTAGCGAGAACATCTTCCTTTGATTAAGTTTGGCAGTAAATCCATCACGGTGAAATATTCAGAGATTATTTGTCACAAATCGACTTGGAAGCTACAGCAAGGATTGCAAGTGATAATCCTTTAAAAAACTTACCGTCTTACATTCGTCAGTGTACTCCCCCATTCACCGACTGGTTCAAGCCAGCTTACGATTCTATCATCAATAAGGTTGGTAAGTGTACCTTCATACTCAGCACGATAAGGTTTATTAAGTTCGTGTTGAATCCAACTTTCTCTTGTTCCCTGCCAGATCTCATAGATGACAAGATCATCAGAATGATCAAGATCATCGGAGACGATCGCATTGACAAAGGCAGGTTCACTTTTGAAATTGCTAATCATTGCAAATAGGCTTTCACGGAAAGTTTCTTTCTTACCAGGTTTAATTTTAAAACGGATATTGAGAATGATTTGATTGTTGTTTGTTGACATCACTACACACTCCTTTTATTAATTCTTAATTTTCTTCATGGCCACAAGTCTCATTATGTACTATGTATCACTTTTAAAATAGTACGTACTTTTTAGTTATATAGTAACCAAAAAGTGATAATTGTGATAAAGTAAAGAATAAATTAATTTAATTTTTTAAATTACTCTATTCTACATTTAATCTCCGATATTCATCCTTGTTCCATGTCTTCTCTGCGTAATCCTGCCCCCAATCACAAAGAGCTCGCAAAGTGGGTTCAAGTGACATACCCATTTCTGATATTGCATATTCCACTTTTGGTGGTACCTGATTGAACATTTTTCTTATAATCAAATTATTACTCTCCAACTCCCGCAACGACTGTACCAACATTTTCTGAGAAATTGATGGTATGAGCCTTTTCAATTCACCGGTCCGTTTAGGACCTTTTATTAAGTAATACAGAATAAGAGGTCTCCACTTTCCGCCAATGACATCTAAGGTTATTTCCAGATCACAATAAAAAGTTTTCAATTGAGAAACACCATCCCTTATTTAATTTCCATTATTATAGTACATGTGTTGATTAAATCCACCTCCCTTGCCCTATATTCTGTCAGTTTTAATCAATGCTATTACATGATCTGTTTAAATCAGATATTCTTTAAGACGATTGAACTAACGGGAAATGATTGCTCAAAATGCCTGAGTTATTTATCCTTTTTCAAAATTCAAATGCGAACAAAAAGAGCTGAACGCGAACCTTAACTAGGAATGGATAAATCCATGCCCGTTGGCTTTATGAAATAAGGTGAAATACCGATTAGATATACGCCTAATCGGTAATAGGAACATGTTCTTGTCCCTCAACAATGACAGGATCAGCACTAAGTACGATATCGGTATATGTTTTCATTCCTCGAGCCAAAAGACACATCCAGCATCCTCTCCACTTCTTTGCTAAAGTGCTTTTACGAGTTTGTTTTATCTAATTCAAATGAGATCACAGTTTTAATCGAAGTACTTCCGATCATTGAAGCTGGTTTCTTTGACTATAAAACAGCATTCAGTGTTTCTGTCACCCATAAGAGACACAACACTTCTACTCAGATCTGAAATGCGAAAACTGTCCTGTATAATGCTGCTTATTGAGGTTTTAATTACATTTCTTCTCATTTAGATACCCATCTAATCGGTAATCGGACTATGTTCTTGTCCATTCCGGCAATCGGTACAAGTTCTTGTCCTTGGCTCGGGACACGAACTTGTACCGATAAAATAAAAAAGCCGCTAAAATAGCGACTTCAATAGGAACATGTTCTTGTCCCTCGACAAAAATTCTATTCCCCGGCCACACCAGCCTCAATCATATGGCGCAAAAAATAGTTCCATTCAATTGGAAGTATTTCCAAAACTCAATATCCCTTATACTACTTACTAAACAATATGTATGTATAGGCAAACATCCTCCCGTGGAGTTGGTTTACCTATTAAAAGATAAAGACCTCATTCATTTGAATTGATTAATAGACGGCTAATATGAATGGTCAGATAGATCTGTTCCTCTTTGGTTAAAATGAATTTAAATGATTTCTCGATATAAGATTTTATGACAAGGGTACATTGATGCTCTTTAGCAAAGGTGGAGCTTATGTTATCATACAAAAAGAAATTATCAGAATCTAATGTTCGCTCCTCCAGTAAACGCTGAGCCAGAAATTGCAAGTGAGTCACAAAGCGTGAATAATTGATGGAGTTGGTATCCAATTCAATGGCAAAGTAGTGATTTATCATTTTGGTAACATCTTTAATAAACGTGGTGACAAATATAACGTCCTGCAGATTACCTTCATTTTTTTGTGCATTTACGATATGGAAAGCAATGTTCCCCGCCTCTTCTTCTGGTAATTGAAGTCCTAAACCAGATTCAATTTCGTTCAGCGCCATAAGGCCAATTTCAAATTCCTTCGGATAGAATTTTTTGACTTCCCAAAGTAATCTATTCTGTAATGTCATCCCTGACTTGAAGCGGAGAACCGCCATATGAAGGTGGTCTGTCAAAGTAACGTATACCGAATCGAAAAGTTTTGATCCTAATGTCTTTTCTGCCACTTCAACAATTCGCCGGGTGATCTCCAAATACTCTGGTGGTGTCTCCTCCATCAATTTAATCAAATTTTCTGAAACGGACTGGTCTTCAAGAACATAGATTTTTTCGATTTTGGAAGAGTCAATGCGATTACCAATCTTGTTGTTATATCCGATAGCTTTACCCATGACAACGACATCTTCACCAGTATCCTTCTCTGCAAGAACGATACTATTATTCAGAATTTTAATAATTTTCATAATCGATTGCTTCCTCCTTAAAACTACATAAACTCAGAACCCGCATCAGCAGGTCCTGAGCCCATCCATCAAGCTGGAGTTAAAGGTTTTCTCCGTTGCTCGCGATCACTTCTCTATACCAATCAAAAGACTTTTTCTTGATTCGCTTCAAACTTCCAGTGCCGTCATCATGCTTATCCACATAGATAAAACCATAACGTTTCTTCATCTCACCTGTACCAAGTGAAACAGAGTCGATACAAGCCCAGCTCGTGTAACCAATCAGATCAACGCCTTCTGCGATAGCTTGTTTCATTTCTTTAATATGCTCTCTTAAATAATCAATACGATAATCATCATTAATGTTCCCGTTCTCATCCATGGTATCCACGGCACCCAATCCATTCTCTGCAATCATCAACGGTACTTGATAACGGTCATACAGTGTATGCAACGTATAGCGTAAGCCGATCGGATCAATCTGCCACTTCCATTCACTCTCTTGAAGGTATGGATTTTTGACTCCGCCTAGCAGGTTTCCACCCGTCTGTTCTTGGTTTGGATCTGAACTCACGCAGACAGACATGTAATAGCTGAACGTAGTGAAATCAACAGTTCCTTTCCGTAGAATTTCGGCATCACCCGGCTCCTGCTGAAGGGTAACTCCCTCCTGCTGGAAAAATAGTTTTGAATAGGACGGATAATATCCACGGTGAAGCACATCGGAACAGAAGTAAATCTTCATTTGCATTTCACGGGTAGCTAACATAATATCTTCAGGATTACATGTCAGCGGGTAAAACGTAAAATGGGTCAACATGGATCCAAATTGAAAATTCGGATTAATTTCTTTCCCTTTCATCACCGTCAATGCAGAAGCAACAAACTGATGATGTAGAGCCTGGAACCGAAGCTGGGCATTATCTTTCGTGAGATCAATAAGACTACCGTTTTCATCAGAGATAATCCCGCCCGCTTGATATGCTTTATGTGAAAGGGTAATACAGTTAATTTCATTAAATGGAATCCAATATTTCACATCGTCTTTATAACGATTCATGATAACCTCGGAATACCGCAAGTAATGCTCTATCATCTCTCTACTCGCCCAACCGTTAATCGTTTTGGAGAGATGGAACGGAAATTCATAATGAGCGATGGTGACGAGGGGTTCAATATTATATTTTTTCAACTCGGCAAAGATTCGATCATAGAATTCAAGCCCTTTTTGATTTGGCTCCAGTTCATCCCCATTCGGAAAAATCCTCGTCCAGTTTATGGAGAACCGGAACATCTTGAAACCCATTTCTGCAAAAAGTCTAATATCTTCTTCATATCGATGATAAAAATCAATCGCTTCATGGGTAGGATAACGTTCGGCAGGGTCCATTTCCAATGTGATCCGACGTTTTTGGTGAATGGAGCCACCTGTAAACATATCTAGTGTGCTGACTCCTTTACCGTCTTCGTTCCAGGCCCCTTCGATCTGATTGGCAGCTGTGGCTCCTCCCCACAGAAAACCTTTCGGAAATTGATATAAGTTATTCATATTAGACATCTCCTTTAGTTAGTGTCATGATGGCATCTCCAGGTTGTACTTTAGCGGGTGAGTTCCCCGTAATTTCTGAAAATTTGTCTGTGTTGGTTACGATCATCATGGTGGTTGTATCCAAACCAAAAGCTTTTATGGCATCCATATCAAATTCGATCAATTTGTCCCCTTTGGATACCGTATCCCCAGTATTTACGAAAGCTTTAAATCCGGAACCTTTCATCTTTACAGTATCAATTCCAATATGAATCAATAGTTCAACTCCATCTTCCGAGACCAGTCCCAACGCATGCTTGCTTTTATACAAAGGGGAAACCGTCCCATCCATTGGTGAATACAGAATGTTATCTTCAGGAAGAAAGGCAATTCCCTTACCCATCATTTCTTTGGAGAAGACTTCATCGGATACTTCACTCAGAGGAATACTTTTTCCGCGAAGTGGAGCAAATAGGTTAACCGTATCCGTTTTACCTGAAGCTGCCGGTTGAGAAGAAGTAATAACTTCTGTCTGAGCAGCAACGTTATTTACGACTTCGGCATTGGGATCCACAGGATCGTTGAATCCAATGAATCTAGCGATAATAAATGTCGCAATAAATGAAATGATTAACGTGATAATGGCGATTAAAAAGTTATTGTCCGCTCCAACGAACATGGGAAGTGAAGCAAACCCTGGCCCCACTGGAACATAGGCTTTAAGCTGCATTAGTCCTGCAAAAATCCCTGCAATCCCAGCTCCTGCCATGGCAGCATACAATGGTTTTTTGAGCTTCATCGTAACACCGTAAAGTGCAGGTTCTGAAATACCAAAGGAGGCAGTCACGCCGGAAGAAATCGCAAGCTGACGCAAAGACTTGCTTTTTGTACGAGTGGCCACGGCAAAGGAGGCAGCACTCTGGGCAAAGTTTGAGCAAAGATGTGCAACCAGAATCAGCATGTCATACCCAGGGTTGGCGATGGTTGAAACCATAATAGGAATGAACACCTTATGAATACCCAGCGATACGAAGATAGGCATCAATACGGCTAAAATGGCTACGGCAACAAATCCAACATGCTGCTGAATCAACAAGATACCTTCTGTGAGTCCGTTACCCAAGAAAACACCAATCGGGCCGAGCGCCAAAAGAGCTACAGGTCCAGTGATCAATATAACAATGAGTGGACTAAGAAATATTTTCACCACATTAGGCGATACTTTGTCTGCGAAGCGCTGGATATAACCCATGAATAATACGATCAGAATAATCGGCACCACTTGTCCACCGTAATTCGCGGGAGTTACAGGAATACCGAACAATGAAAGTGGATTGCCCTCAGCAAATAATGCTGTAATTTTCGGATGAAGTAATGCTGCACTAACTGTCATGGCTAATGGCACACTCGATCTAAACTTAACAGCTGTCGAATAAGCAACCAGAACAGGCAGGAAATAAAATGCAGCATCTGCAAGGTTATTAAGAATGATATAGGTTTGTGAATCTGTGCTTAGTATTCCGGTCATCGAACACAATAGCAGGAGTACTTTGAGCATCCCTGCTCCTGAAACTGCTGGAACAAGTGGTTGGAATATTGCCGAGATGACTTCCAGTATGGACCCCGCACTAAATTTCTTTTTAGAAGACGCTTTCTCAGAGCTTAAAGAAACATCTCCATTTTGGGGTAGTTCCCGGTATACGTAACTTACGTCGTTTCCAATGATCACCTGGAACTGACCGCCACTATTCACGACACCAATCACTCCATTGATCTGTTCAATTTCTTTTTTGTCAGCTTTAGCATCATCCTTGAGTTTAAATCTCAACCGTGTAGAGCAATGGTATACGTTTTCAATATTCCCT from Paenibacillus sp. JNUCC-31 includes:
- a CDS encoding putative quinol monooxygenase, encoding MSTNNNQIILNIRFKIKPGKKETFRESLFAMISNFKSEPAFVNAIVSDDLDHSDDLVIYEIWQGTRESWIQHELNKPYRAEYEGTLTNLIDDRIVSWLEPVGEWGSTLTNVRR
- a CDS encoding DUF7662 domain-containing protein, which gives rise to MSYSKYFPLENYLNQVSITLTYSELEEILGFKLPPTAYKREQWWENNTMHHPQANSWLNAGWKVERVSLGKEVTFVRDES
- a CDS encoding beta-glucoside-specific PTS transporter subunit IIABC; this encodes MNYKETASQILRGVGGQGNIENVYHCSTRLRFKLKDDAKADKKEIEQINGVIGVVNSGGQFQVIIGNDVSYVYRELPQNGDVSLSSEKASSKKKFSAGSILEVISAIFQPLVPAVSGAGMLKVLLLLCSMTGILSTDSQTYIILNNLADAAFYFLPVLVAYSTAVKFRSSVPLAMTVSAALLHPKITALFAEGNPLSLFGIPVTPANYGGQVVPIILIVLFMGYIQRFADKVSPNVVKIFLSPLIVILITGPVALLALGPIGVFLGNGLTEGILLIQQHVGFVAVAILAVLMPIFVSLGIHKVFIPIMVSTIANPGYDMLILVAHLCSNFAQSAASFAVATRTKSKSLRQLAISSGVTASFGISEPALYGVTMKLKKPLYAAMAGAGIAGIFAGLMQLKAYVPVGPGFASLPMFVGADNNFLIAIITLIISFIATFIIARFIGFNDPVDPNAEVVNNVAAQTEVITSSQPAASGKTDTVNLFAPLRGKSIPLSEVSDEVFSKEMMGKGIAFLPEDNILYSPMDGTVSPLYKSKHALGLVSEDGVELLIHIGIDTVKMKGSGFKAFVNTGDTVSKGDKLIEFDMDAIKAFGLDTTTMMIVTNTDKFSEITGNSPAKVQPGDAIMTLTKGDV
- a CDS encoding glycoside hydrolase family 1 protein is translated as MNNLYQFPKGFLWGGATAANQIEGAWNEDGKGVSTLDMFTGGSIHQKRRITLEMDPAERYPTHEAIDFYHRYEEDIRLFAEMGFKMFRFSINWTRIFPNGDELEPNQKGLEFYDRIFAELKKYNIEPLVTIAHYEFPFHLSKTINGWASREMIEHYLRYSEVIMNRYKDDVKYWIPFNEINCITLSHKAYQAGGIISDENGSLIDLTKDNAQLRFQALHHQFVASALTVMKGKEINPNFQFGSMLTHFTFYPLTCNPEDIMLATREMQMKIYFCSDVLHRGYYPSYSKLFFQQEGVTLQQEPGDAEILRKGTVDFTTFSYYMSVCVSSDPNQEQTGGNLLGGVKNPYLQESEWKWQIDPIGLRYTLHTLYDRYQVPLMIAENGLGAVDTMDENGNINDDYRIDYLREHIKEMKQAIAEGVDLIGYTSWACIDSVSLGTGEMKKRYGFIYVDKHDDGTGSLKRIKKKSFDWYREVIASNGENL
- the licT gene encoding BglG family transcription antiterminator LicT, whose product is MKIIKILNNSIVLAEKDTGEDVVVMGKAIGYNNKIGNRIDSSKIEKIYVLEDQSVSENLIKLMEETPPEYLEITRRIVEVAEKTLGSKLFDSVYVTLTDHLHMAVLRFKSGMTLQNRLLWEVKKFYPKEFEIGLMALNEIESGLGLQLPEEEAGNIAFHIVNAQKNEGNLQDVIFVTTFIKDVTKMINHYFAIELDTNSINYSRFVTHLQFLAQRLLEERTLDSDNFFLYDNISSTFAKEHQCTLVIKSYIEKSFKFILTKEEQIYLTIHISRLLINSNE
- a CDS encoding winged helix-turn-helix transcriptional regulator, producing the protein MKTFYCDLEITLDVIGGKWRPLILYYLIKGPKRTGELKRLIPSISQKMLVQSLRELESNNLIIRKMFNQVPPKVEYAISEMGMSLEPTLRALCDWGQDYAEKTWNKDEYRRLNVE
- a CDS encoding VOC family protein; the encoded protein is MENLQRSKTFYQESFQLLIQYEDENCAVFNYGNTCINLLNQSNARELIDPVQVGRVGDSARFLFTIQMPDVDRGCNELEMRGVTWLNGPITRPWGRRTACFADPDGQFGRLLRCFNDYDMIGGKRDESGLQGASWLVWLA